One Polyangiaceae bacterium genomic window carries:
- a CDS encoding sulfotransferase, producing the protein MSASRTFTRPHPLVRAASMLRTSASRLAPRDVPFLLARLAVLAAGRASLPLDAIFQAGYKDVPVERPVFILGHPRSGTTFLHRLITQTEEFPAFQTWELLVPSLTARKLLGPLVPGLVRLLGKGFHDASAVFAEDAHEVRIDSIEEEELLFLFSMDSQFLLLFTALGFVEQDPWDLVYPDRQPKADRDASMALFRGCLQRQIHATGRTRVVAKMPYSTLRVRTLLEHFPDARIVYLVRSPLETIPSHLSLHHHLFTQLYGPGNVPAELMERYWDRRYRFNVELYRYFRDVEEARVIPDDQLLVVRYPELQEDLGGVFERCMAFAGIEPSSALQAAVGAQAARQSSYRRGHTNQRVEEFGISQERVMADLGWVYDAYRLPRP; encoded by the coding sequence ATGTCCGCCTCACGCACATTCACCCGTCCTCACCCGCTCGTCCGCGCCGCGTCGATGCTCCGCACGAGCGCGTCGCGCCTCGCACCTCGCGACGTCCCGTTCCTGCTCGCGCGCCTCGCCGTCCTCGCCGCCGGTCGGGCGAGCCTGCCGCTCGATGCGATCTTCCAGGCGGGTTACAAGGACGTCCCGGTCGAGCGTCCCGTGTTCATCCTCGGGCATCCGCGCAGCGGCACCACCTTCCTCCACCGCTTGATCACCCAGACCGAGGAGTTCCCTGCCTTTCAGACCTGGGAGCTGCTCGTGCCGAGCCTCACCGCGCGCAAGCTCCTGGGACCGCTCGTCCCCGGGCTCGTCCGGCTGCTCGGCAAGGGCTTCCACGACGCCTCGGCGGTGTTCGCCGAGGACGCGCACGAGGTGCGCATCGATTCGATCGAGGAGGAGGAGCTGCTCTTCCTGTTCTCGATGGACAGCCAGTTCCTCCTCCTGTTCACGGCGCTTGGTTTCGTCGAGCAGGACCCGTGGGATCTCGTCTATCCCGACCGCCAGCCGAAGGCCGACCGCGACGCCAGCATGGCGCTGTTCCGGGGCTGCTTGCAGCGTCAGATCCACGCCACCGGGCGCACCCGGGTGGTCGCGAAGATGCCCTACTCGACGCTGCGGGTCCGGACCCTGCTGGAGCACTTCCCGGACGCGCGCATCGTGTATCTGGTCCGCTCCCCGCTCGAGACCATCCCATCTCACCTCAGCCTGCACCACCACCTCTTCACGCAGCTCTACGGCCCGGGCAACGTCCCGGCCGAGCTCATGGAGCGGTACTGGGATCGCCGCTACCGCTTCAACGTCGAGCTGTATCGCTACTTCCGCGACGTCGAGGAGGCCCGGGTCATCCCCGACGACCAGCTACTGGTGGTCCGCTACCCCGAGCTGCAGGAGGATCTCGGCGGGGTCTTCGAGCGTTGCATGGCGTTCGCCGGCATCGAGCCCTCGTCCGCGCTCCAGGCCGCGGTCGGAGCCCAGGCCGCGCGGCAGTCGAGCTACCGGCGCGGACACACCAACCAGCGGGTCGAGGAGTTCGGCATCTCGCAGGAGCGCGTGATGGCCGATCTCGGCTGGGTGTATGACGCCTACCGGCTGCCGCGACCGTAG
- a CDS encoding type III polyketide synthase gives MVRPTTPLLGPMRPLTEQDIVFTDFESFLGDRAIPQSRLLAYTAWLMATARCARDGVSEPQAARKVWEQTRDRVRRFGISPAHIAQRMLLIMPPALRELDPGALGGELPRLFETLTSEPDGAPIDRRMQHTAEIVNEALAQAFPSGGEAPDDIVHVTCSTYQAPSPVERFVSARGWGRTTVTNSWHMGCYGAFPGVRIAAGFLAAAHLGFVAPKRRVEILHTEVLSAHADLLDHSPGNIVTATLFADGFVRYALVPGARHAPGAAGLRLVGWDERVLPGCADEMTWDLSPHGFKMYLSPEVPLFIRDHVAGLVNSLATEAGCDPTALRDRAVFALHPGGPRIVDLVQEALALRPDQVCFSREVLRERGNMSSATVPHIWQRILAEPAVPSGTPVVSLAFGPGLTATALLLQKV, from the coding sequence ATGGTTCGTCCGACCACGCCGCTGCTCGGTCCGATGCGTCCGCTCACGGAGCAGGACATCGTCTTCACCGACTTCGAGAGCTTCCTTGGGGACCGCGCCATCCCCCAATCGCGCTTGCTGGCCTATACCGCGTGGCTCATGGCGACCGCGCGCTGCGCTCGCGACGGCGTGTCGGAGCCGCAGGCGGCACGGAAGGTGTGGGAGCAGACCCGTGATCGCGTGCGCCGTTTCGGCATCTCGCCAGCCCACATCGCGCAGCGGATGCTGCTCATCATGCCGCCAGCGCTCCGCGAGCTGGATCCCGGCGCGCTCGGCGGCGAGCTCCCCCGTCTCTTCGAGACGCTGACCAGCGAGCCCGACGGGGCCCCGATCGATCGGCGGATGCAGCACACCGCCGAGATCGTGAACGAGGCGCTGGCGCAGGCGTTCCCCTCCGGCGGGGAGGCTCCCGACGACATCGTGCACGTGACCTGCTCCACCTATCAGGCCCCGAGCCCCGTCGAGCGGTTCGTCAGCGCGCGAGGGTGGGGACGGACGACGGTCACCAACTCCTGGCACATGGGCTGCTATGGCGCTTTCCCGGGCGTGCGGATCGCCGCCGGGTTCCTGGCGGCCGCTCACCTCGGGTTCGTCGCGCCGAAACGGCGGGTCGAGATCCTGCACACCGAGGTCCTCTCCGCCCACGCGGACCTGCTGGACCATAGCCCTGGCAACATCGTGACCGCGACCCTGTTCGCGGACGGGTTCGTGCGGTACGCGCTCGTCCCCGGCGCGCGCCACGCCCCCGGGGCCGCGGGGCTACGGCTGGTCGGCTGGGACGAGCGGGTGCTGCCCGGCTGCGCGGACGAGATGACCTGGGACCTCTCGCCCCACGGGTTCAAGATGTACCTCTCACCCGAGGTCCCCCTGTTCATTCGCGACCACGTCGCGGGGCTCGTGAACTCCCTCGCCACCGAGGCCGGGTGCGATCCCACAGCGCTGCGCGATCGCGCCGTGTTCGCCCTGCACCCGGGCGGACCCCGCATCGTCGACCTCGTGCAGGAAGCGCTCGCGCTGCGGCCCGACCAGGTCTGCTTCAGTCGAGAGGTCCTCCGCGAACGCGGCAACATGTCGTCGGCGACGGTCCCGCACATCTGGCAGCGCATCCTCGCCGAGCCCGCCGTGCCCTCGGGAACCCCGGTCGTCAGCCTCGCCTTCGGTCCCGGGCTCACCGCCACCGCCCTTCTGCTGCAAAAGGTCTGA
- a CDS encoding AMP-binding protein codes for MSDARANFVRDIFLYACRTRVDIMPFVSTLVDLLNRQSADVPDRPALRFLERGEVTGPIATWTYADLTMCARAIARWLRSQGVQPGDRVILLYPTGLEFIAVFFGCLMARVVAVPAWPPEPPRMARGVAAVEAIARDCAPTAVLTTSAFAGFAAAMAEQLPGLAALRLLPTDAVAATTDDVLPVSPDPTALAFLQYTSGSTGSPKGVRVTHANLLANQQMIGQAMRIAPGAEVMGWLPLYHDMGLIGNVIQTIYVGGSLTFISPMHFIERPLRWLEAISRFRAYVSGAPNFAYALCTRKAAGADLSALDLSSWKTAFVGAEPVRSDTLSAFVDRFAPHGFDRRALMPTYGLAEATLFVSGAHAVDGLVVTTTADGPPVVGCGPAAEGVEIAIVDVERRVRQPERVEGEIWVRGPIVTAGYWGDPRQNQEEFGQRLEDRDGWLRTGDLGFLAQGQLYVTGRAKDVLIIRGRNVYPQDLEQVAERASPAVRPGCAAAFAIPGEDGTEAVGLAVEVRQDVDDAALPALAEAIAAAVSGASLASVSRLLLLRPHSLPKTSSGKVRRQPTRHALDQGEIAPRYQWTRPTGRPTAAGTDTHALCTALRAAVAERLGCAPAAVPLDQPLDELGFDSVASMELLEQVRVLVGVHVPAELMAEAPTLRWLADAVGGAPPEAPPVRSTTPATKAPALLLDPSWMDDF; via the coding sequence ATGTCCGACGCCCGCGCGAACTTCGTCAGGGACATTTTTTTGTATGCATGCAGAACTCGTGTCGACATAATGCCGTTCGTGTCGACACTCGTAGATTTGTTGAATCGCCAGAGTGCGGACGTTCCAGACCGGCCCGCGCTCCGTTTTCTGGAGCGCGGTGAGGTCACCGGACCGATCGCCACCTGGACCTACGCCGACCTGACGATGTGCGCCCGCGCGATCGCGAGGTGGCTGCGGTCCCAGGGCGTGCAGCCCGGCGACCGGGTCATCCTGCTCTATCCGACCGGGCTGGAGTTCATCGCGGTCTTCTTCGGCTGTCTGATGGCGAGGGTGGTGGCCGTGCCCGCCTGGCCGCCCGAACCCCCGCGGATGGCGCGGGGCGTCGCCGCGGTCGAGGCCATCGCGCGGGACTGCGCGCCGACCGCCGTGTTGACGACCTCCGCCTTCGCCGGGTTCGCCGCGGCGATGGCCGAACAGTTGCCCGGCCTCGCGGCGCTCCGGCTGCTGCCCACCGACGCGGTCGCCGCGACCACCGACGACGTCCTGCCGGTCTCGCCCGACCCGACCGCGCTGGCGTTCCTGCAGTACACGTCGGGCTCGACCGGCTCCCCGAAGGGCGTGCGCGTGACCCACGCCAACCTGCTCGCGAACCAGCAGATGATCGGCCAGGCCATGCGGATCGCGCCGGGCGCCGAAGTAATGGGCTGGCTGCCCCTCTATCACGACATGGGGCTCATCGGGAACGTGATCCAAACAATCTACGTGGGCGGGTCCCTGACGTTCATCTCCCCGATGCACTTCATCGAGCGGCCGCTCCGCTGGCTCGAGGCGATCTCGCGGTTTCGCGCCTACGTGAGCGGCGCTCCGAACTTCGCCTACGCGCTGTGCACGCGAAAGGCGGCCGGCGCCGATCTGTCCGCGCTCGATCTGTCGAGCTGGAAGACCGCGTTCGTCGGGGCCGAGCCGGTCCGCAGCGATACGCTGTCGGCGTTCGTCGACCGGTTCGCGCCTCATGGCTTCGATCGCCGCGCGCTCATGCCCACGTACGGTCTCGCCGAGGCGACCTTGTTCGTGAGCGGGGCCCACGCCGTAGACGGCCTCGTGGTGACGACGACCGCCGACGGCCCGCCGGTCGTCGGCTGCGGACCCGCGGCGGAGGGCGTCGAGATCGCGATCGTCGACGTGGAGCGCCGGGTGCGGCAGCCCGAGCGGGTCGAGGGCGAGATCTGGGTCCGCGGTCCCATCGTCACCGCCGGGTACTGGGGCGACCCCAGGCAGAACCAGGAGGAGTTCGGCCAGCGCCTGGAGGACCGCGACGGATGGCTGCGCACCGGCGATCTCGGCTTCCTCGCGCAGGGACAGCTCTACGTGACCGGCCGCGCGAAGGACGTCCTGATCATCCGAGGTCGCAACGTGTATCCCCAGGACCTGGAGCAGGTCGCGGAGCGCGCGAGCCCGGCCGTCCGTCCGGGGTGCGCCGCCGCGTTCGCGATCCCCGGGGAGGATGGGACCGAGGCGGTCGGACTCGCGGTCGAGGTGCGCCAGGACGTGGACGACGCGGCCTTGCCCGCGCTTGCCGAGGCGATCGCCGCGGCGGTGTCGGGCGCCTCGCTCGCCAGCGTCAGCCGCCTTTTGCTGCTCCGGCCCCATAGCTTGCCCAAGACCTCGAGCGGAAAGGTCCGGCGGCAGCCGACCCGCCACGCGCTCGACCAAGGCGAGATCGCGCCGCGGTACCAGTGGACCCGGCCGACCGGGCGGCCCACCGCCGCCGGCACCGATACACACGCGCTGTGCACCGCGCTCCGCGCGGCCGTCGCCGAGCGCCTGGGCTGCGCACCCGCCGCCGTCCCGCTCGACCAGCCGCTCGACGAGCTCGGGTTCGACTCGGTCGCGAGCATGGAGCTGCTGGAGCAGGTGCGCGTGCTCGTCGGCGTCCACGTGCCGGCCGAGTTGATGGCCGAGGCGCCGACCCTGCGCTGGCTCGCCGACGCGGTCGGCGGTGCCCCGCCCGAGGCACCACCGGTCCGCTCCACCACGCCCGCCACGAAGGCGCCCGCCTTGCTGCTCGATCCCTCGTGGATGGATGACTTCTGA
- a CDS encoding outer membrane protein transport protein → MWPSRADASGLDVPLVGSGQSGPTTVDAAAIHWNPGALAGIDHCELFAGGGLVAGRIGYTRQRLGTYQTPDSLRLRAPLLPIEIDATKFGWAQPVTAMPLAPVGDIFLAVPLNRRVVVGLGAYVPYAATLDYPDDGPQRFRLQNAFIVASHVSASAAARVGRGLSIGGSLTWVSGYASMSKMQDFAELEEFRRAFANPPISQANEFGSRAPSHVRELQVLERPISIRDAISNGITFNAGIMYEPTADLRFGLSYQHGAQMNYRGKFEVDLNDPFFTQDLAAQGLKYPPLVQGEANLAFRLPKRITTGVGYQVMRRLRVDGFVSYVFYSDVDAFVVTAQSPRLAQPKLGLGPTVRTVLPRAWRDTVWVEGNVRLSLTDALLLSATAGYQSPASPDGTIDAASPDGHRLLGGIGGVYRATRWLDVHADARLQGILPRTVTTSQNDVANGRYTMVVGYVGGHLKAKF, encoded by the coding sequence ATGTGGCCCTCGCGCGCGGACGCATCGGGGCTCGACGTGCCACTCGTCGGCAGCGGGCAATCCGGTCCGACCACGGTGGACGCGGCCGCGATTCATTGGAATCCGGGGGCACTTGCTGGAATCGACCATTGCGAGCTATTTGCCGGCGGGGGGCTCGTCGCGGGTCGCATCGGCTATACGCGGCAACGGCTCGGTACGTATCAAACGCCCGATTCGCTTCGATTACGAGCGCCGCTTTTGCCCATTGAAATCGACGCGACGAAGTTCGGATGGGCCCAGCCGGTCACGGCCATGCCGCTCGCTCCGGTGGGTGACATTTTTCTCGCGGTGCCTTTGAATCGTCGCGTCGTCGTGGGGCTTGGCGCTTATGTGCCTTATGCCGCGACGCTCGATTATCCCGACGATGGTCCGCAGCGTTTTCGCCTGCAAAACGCATTCATCGTCGCGAGCCATGTTTCTGCGTCGGCTGCGGCGCGAGTTGGCCGTGGATTGTCGATCGGTGGAAGCCTCACGTGGGTGAGCGGTTATGCGAGCATGTCAAAAATGCAGGACTTTGCTGAGCTCGAAGAGTTTCGCCGAGCGTTTGCCAATCCGCCGATCAGCCAGGCCAATGAATTCGGTTCGCGGGCGCCGAGTCACGTGCGTGAATTGCAGGTGCTCGAAAGGCCCATATCGATTCGCGATGCCATCAGCAACGGGATCACGTTCAATGCTGGCATCATGTACGAGCCTACGGCAGACCTCAGGTTTGGCTTGTCGTACCAGCATGGCGCGCAGATGAATTATCGCGGAAAATTCGAGGTCGATTTGAACGATCCGTTTTTTACGCAGGACCTCGCGGCGCAAGGATTGAAGTACCCGCCGCTCGTCCAAGGTGAAGCGAATCTTGCATTTCGTTTGCCCAAGCGAATCACGACGGGCGTGGGATACCAAGTCATGCGGCGTTTGCGCGTCGATGGATTCGTCTCGTACGTGTTTTATTCGGATGTCGATGCATTCGTCGTGACGGCGCAATCTCCACGGCTCGCGCAACCGAAGCTTGGCTTGGGACCGACGGTTCGCACGGTATTGCCGCGGGCGTGGCGGGATACTGTTTGGGTCGAGGGGAACGTGCGGCTTTCTTTGACGGACGCGCTGCTTTTGTCAGCGACAGCGGGTTATCAATCACCGGCGTCGCCGGATGGTACGATTGACGCGGCATCACCGGATGGGCATCGGTTGCTGGGTGGAATTGGTGGAGTGTATCGTGCGACGCGGTGGCTCGACGTGCACGCGGACGCGCGATTGCAGGGGATCTTGCCGCGCACGGTGACGACGTCGCAGAATGACGTGGCCAATGGCCGCTATACGATGGTCGTGGGGTATGTGGGCGGGCACTTGAAGGCGAAGTTTTGA
- a CDS encoding acetyltransferase: protein MNMRPAFTLGLWGLVFGCSEPLVLEPPPKTDALDLGESRVVDLRFLRLDVENFGRSLSMADLRQLPPKTLEETWLFDLDARPLVENALARFVFLSAEEAYALEPAAQNMFYLLNMTPENTRLEGTKLAELAAIGTAVGISPSRILADLLAAAPNERVAPIDVVADVVLERIIATHPRARLRQGPATDQNPTGLYPVPPGFIAVSLADIAMDFGTLAERFGPADMHPGFIQSVSGISVAKQNFEMTVRVSVNALPFKGIEASRAAEASVNSMGMQIDEAFDFGDPQWMTIEGLGENLHIGQLVMNIEESDQRVAMGKNKTPRPLGDSPVWSEPSWVIESLLADVGRRIAAKIPAHCTTYSPAGQVDPPFEAVEVCIDADGWVEIRVDPSVVLSGPPPAGAYLSDLLLDVAQTRLHDGGLAEGEANVVMPVEDVPIGVKTADIVTRIRTNLEKSPVLLRGVAEAISDTTHGDADFFYVQPEGTVDDWLFFVAPEDIRKDETGESVRPYAYGNPGFYRDASLRTKISSRESVDGDTSHEKVRIRVDDTLYMQDADGAVFEIRLLEKPSARRIRLEVKRVF from the coding sequence TTGAACATGCGCCCGGCATTCACCTTGGGCCTTTGGGGCCTCGTTTTCGGCTGCAGCGAGCCGCTCGTGCTGGAGCCTCCTCCAAAAACGGATGCGCTCGACCTCGGCGAATCACGCGTGGTCGACCTTCGTTTTTTGCGCCTCGACGTCGAAAACTTCGGCCGTTCGCTGTCCATGGCCGATTTGCGTCAATTGCCACCAAAAACACTCGAAGAAACGTGGCTCTTCGACCTCGATGCCCGGCCCCTCGTCGAAAATGCGCTCGCTCGATTCGTTTTTTTGTCCGCGGAAGAAGCGTATGCACTCGAGCCTGCGGCGCAAAACATGTTTTACCTGCTCAACATGACCCCTGAAAACACGCGCCTCGAAGGTACGAAGCTCGCGGAGCTTGCTGCTATTGGTACGGCTGTCGGTATTTCGCCGTCGCGCATTCTCGCGGACCTGCTCGCCGCGGCACCGAATGAACGCGTCGCACCTATCGATGTCGTCGCGGACGTGGTGCTCGAACGCATCATAGCGACGCATCCGCGTGCGCGATTGCGTCAAGGTCCCGCGACGGATCAAAACCCGACGGGACTTTATCCCGTGCCGCCTGGTTTCATTGCCGTAAGCCTTGCAGACATTGCGATGGACTTCGGCACGCTCGCAGAACGATTTGGTCCGGCCGACATGCATCCAGGATTCATCCAATCCGTTTCCGGCATTTCCGTGGCGAAACAAAATTTTGAAATGACCGTGCGAGTGAGCGTCAATGCGCTGCCGTTCAAAGGCATCGAGGCATCGCGCGCGGCGGAAGCCAGCGTCAACAGCATGGGAATGCAAATCGACGAAGCGTTCGACTTTGGGGATCCGCAGTGGATGACCATCGAAGGGCTCGGGGAAAACCTGCACATCGGGCAATTGGTGATGAACATCGAAGAATCCGACCAACGAGTGGCCATGGGAAAAAACAAGACCCCACGGCCCTTGGGTGATTCCCCTGTTTGGTCCGAGCCGTCATGGGTCATCGAATCCCTGCTTGCCGACGTAGGCCGGCGCATTGCAGCGAAAATTCCGGCGCATTGCACCACGTATTCGCCTGCTGGGCAAGTCGATCCGCCATTCGAAGCCGTCGAGGTATGTATCGATGCGGATGGTTGGGTCGAAATTCGAGTGGATCCCAGTGTCGTGCTTTCGGGGCCGCCACCTGCGGGAGCCTACTTGTCGGATTTGCTGCTCGATGTGGCGCAAACGCGTTTGCATGACGGAGGTCTCGCCGAAGGCGAAGCGAATGTCGTCATGCCGGTCGAAGATGTGCCCATTGGCGTAAAAACCGCCGACATCGTGACTCGAATTCGCACGAACCTCGAAAAGAGTCCCGTCTTGCTTCGGGGCGTTGCCGAGGCAATTTCCGATACGACGCACGGCGATGCGGACTTTTTCTATGTGCAGCCCGAGGGCACCGTCGATGATTGGCTGTTTTTCGTCGCGCCCGAGGACATCCGCAAGGACGAAACGGGAGAATCCGTGCGGCCGTATGCATATGGGAATCCCGGGTTTTATCGTGATGCTTCGCTACGAACGAAAATATCGTCGCGCGAAAGCGTGGATGGTGACACGAGCCATGAAAAAGTGCGCATCCGGGTAGACGACACGCTTTACATGCAGGATGCAGACGGGGCCGTATTCGAGATCCGCCTTTTGGAAAAGCCAAGCGCCCGTCGAATTCGCCTCGAAGTGAAACGAGTTTTTTGA
- a CDS encoding thiamine pyrophosphate-binding protein encodes MNNGPPSSRRDLEGPASDLARPPASRRASVSATFAAFLESLGAEVAYGLVGGAVVPVCDALARSGISIIHCRHESGAAFAALEDSLATGRMTIVFATAGPGITNAITGLCSARIEGAKVLLVSGGTMAARRERGASQETTLATLPAGLLSEGPVFHYAAIVEHPTQLPAVLRRIALGARAIEGFVAHVHFPLNVQTAAAQGRAFAQSALPGPAASTEALDTVAKILREEACALWVGFGARGASKLVLALAERLQLPVMCSPRAKGIFPEDHPLYMGVTGVGGHARVAQCLRSLGIQRTLVLGSRLWECTSFWNESLAPPEGFVHVDVDAKAFGAAYPSTPTVGIVAEIGSLLAGLLPRVPDRREQPIALPAREETAPLEPPVEGSVRPRFLFEALQRVVVEGSDAVVLTEAGNAFVWGSHVLRFRKPGRYRVGLHFGSMGHATTGVVGAARAHGKAAVAVVGDGAMLMFEEVSTAVRYGIPAVWVVMNDRRYGIVEHGMRALGYSPLETTLPDTDFTLVARGMGALGRRVTREAELDAALREALLARCPFVVDVLIDPDERAPITSRFRSLESQGVMPMEDFFT; translated from the coding sequence ATGAACAACGGCCCCCCGTCGTCGCGTCGAGATCTCGAAGGCCCAGCGAGCGACCTTGCTAGACCTCCCGCGTCGCGTCGCGCTTCGGTGTCGGCGACCTTCGCGGCATTCCTCGAGAGCCTTGGCGCCGAGGTCGCGTATGGGCTCGTGGGCGGTGCGGTCGTGCCGGTCTGCGATGCGCTTGCGCGAAGTGGGATCTCCATCATCCACTGCCGGCACGAATCGGGTGCGGCGTTCGCGGCGCTCGAGGATAGCCTCGCGACGGGGCGGATGACCATCGTTTTCGCGACGGCTGGGCCTGGGATCACCAATGCGATCACGGGGCTTTGCTCGGCGCGTATCGAGGGTGCGAAGGTTTTGCTGGTCTCGGGCGGGACGATGGCTGCGCGACGGGAGCGGGGCGCGTCGCAGGAGACGACTTTGGCGACGTTGCCCGCGGGGCTTTTGTCGGAAGGACCGGTCTTTCATTACGCAGCGATCGTGGAGCATCCGACGCAGCTTCCCGCCGTGCTTCGGCGGATTGCGCTTGGCGCGCGTGCGATCGAGGGGTTTGTCGCGCATGTACATTTCCCGCTGAACGTGCAGACGGCTGCGGCGCAAGGGCGAGCGTTTGCCCAGAGCGCGTTGCCGGGGCCCGCAGCGTCGACGGAGGCACTCGACACGGTCGCGAAGATCCTCCGCGAGGAAGCGTGTGCGTTGTGGGTCGGATTCGGTGCGCGGGGCGCGTCGAAGCTCGTTCTTGCGCTGGCCGAGCGATTGCAACTTCCGGTGATGTGCTCGCCGCGGGCGAAGGGCATTTTTCCCGAGGATCATCCGCTTTATATGGGCGTGACGGGCGTCGGAGGGCACGCGCGGGTCGCTCAATGCCTGCGATCGCTCGGGATCCAACGGACGCTGGTGCTTGGTTCGCGGCTTTGGGAGTGTACGTCTTTCTGGAACGAGTCGCTCGCGCCGCCGGAGGGGTTTGTCCACGTGGATGTCGACGCAAAAGCCTTCGGCGCGGCGTATCCGTCGACGCCGACGGTCGGGATCGTCGCCGAGATTGGCTCGCTGCTCGCGGGACTCTTGCCTCGCGTCCCCGATCGACGGGAGCAGCCGATTGCATTGCCTGCGAGGGAAGAGACTGCGCCGCTCGAGCCGCCGGTCGAGGGGTCGGTGAGGCCGCGGTTCTTGTTCGAGGCGCTGCAGCGGGTCGTGGTGGAGGGATCGGACGCGGTGGTGCTCACGGAGGCGGGCAATGCGTTCGTTTGGGGGAGCCACGTGCTGCGGTTTCGGAAGCCTGGACGATATCGCGTGGGGCTTCATTTTGGATCGATGGGGCACGCGACGACGGGGGTGGTTGGCGCGGCACGAGCGCATGGAAAGGCGGCCGTGGCGGTCGTTGGCGACGGCGCGATGCTCATGTTCGAGGAGGTGAGCACGGCGGTGCGTTACGGCATACCGGCGGTCTGGGTGGTCATGAACGATCGACGGTATGGCATTGTCGAGCACGGAATGCGGGCACTTGGGTATTCGCCTCTGGAGACGACGCTGCCGGACACGGATTTCACGCTCGTGGCGCGTGGAATGGGTGCTCTGGGCAGAAGGGTGACGCGCGAGGCGGAGCTCGACGCAGCACTACGCGAGGCGCTTTTGGCACGATGTCCCTTCGTGGTCGATGTATTGATTGATCCGGACGAACGTGCCCCCATCACCAGCCGTTTTCGGAGTTTGGAATCACAGGGCGTAATGCCAATGGAGGATTTTTTCACATGA